The Vanrija pseudolonga chromosome 1, complete sequence genomic sequence gGACACCGAGGCGGGGTTAGTGCCGGCGATCGAGACAATGACATGGGAACCGTTGGTTCCGACGTAGTCTGCGCGAGCAGTGTCAGTTGGGAGTGCGGAGGCTCGTGACGCCGCTCACAGTATGGGTTGTAACCATTGTCGCCGCCAGTCGCGAGGACGTTGAGCTGGCCCGTTGAGTCACAGTGAGTGCCGCAGCTCCAAGACCAGATAGTGCCGGGGTCGCAGTACAcggcgctggggtcagcgtgTCGACTCGGCTAACTCACGCAGCATAGTGGGCCAGCGGCTTCCAGGCagccacgacgtcggcgctgaGCGtccaggcgccgccgcgctcctcgatgGGAGCGGCGGTAGCACGCTCGACCGGTGCAGCGGTCGcaaggccagcagcagcagcgagggcgaggaaggtggtgcGGAGCATGTTGCGCTGGGAGAGGTGCGTCGAGGGAGGAGAGCGTGCTTTGTTGACGACTTTGGACAGCCCAGCAGCCCGACTTTATACCCCTGGAGTCTCCACTCGACCCCACCTAGCTACCCCTTGGAGTCTCCGGATCTGTGGGCCACCCGATCCGGTCTGTCTCAGTCTCACAACCTATTCTCGTCCCAGCAGCGCGAGAGCaagcgagggggaggaggccaagatgCCAACCGGCCGAGGAAGACAAGGTCAGAAGCGGAGTGTGTAAGCACATTGGCATTCGCAGAGGAATCGCGGCTTTccggacgacgtcgacgaggatgcgAGCAGAGGGTGTGGCCAGCGACAAAAGCAAGAGGTGACAACCCACCTGCAATTGGACCTCAGTGCGAGCGACAGAGGCGATTGAAACCGGGCGTACCCACCGGTGGTGGGCAGGTGCCAGGGCGAAACGCAGGGGTTCTGGCCTGCGCGCTCCGCTAAATCTGGAACTGGAAAGTGGCTGTGGTCAGCTGGTcggtcgcgagcgcgtgcgcaaGCGCACGCGCGCTCACCACCAATagcgagcacgccgctcgcctcgccgcacGACTAGCGCAGCCaccggccgtcgtcgtacccGGGGACCCCGAGTCAACAGGACAcatccaccaccagcagcacagcgcgtcctcctcgctaggcgaggcgaggcgaggggagggacgtgcgacgacgcgcgcgcgcgcacctgcgcgccgagctcggaccgtcgtcgcctggtCGCGTGAGCGCGTGCCGGATGACGTACTCTACGCGCTCTACGCTTGTCTTCGCCGCGGGCGGCCAAGCCATCACTGGCTTCCTTCCTTCTGCGAGGAGAAGACTGTCCTCGTCAACCAACGTGACTACATCCACAGTCTTCTCCACATTCCCCCGATCGAGCCAACAACGCGCTCCGAGATCTTCGgagccagcgacgccgcgacgtaTTTTCGTCGGCAGGGGCTTGGCACCCACCGCTGCTGTGAGTGAAACGCGCCGCTCCTGCGCTCCGCagtggcggtggcgtcgCAGGAGCATTTGCAGGAGCAAGCACGCTCGTTCGAGCACGCTAAACCTTGTCTCGAGGCTCCACAGACGCCGATAGCGAGCCCGAATGTGCGTGCCGGGCATCCCGAGTCGGTCGTGATCCCCGTGCATCCGCACAGATGGATTACCGCGTCCTCTCCATGTGGTCCACCATCGCatctcgccggcggccgcttgatcgcgctcgctgacactgCTGCAGCGCAGCCGGATATCCCCACGAAACGCAGAAACGCACCTCCTCACCGCCCCGATCCCGATGCTCGCACTCATTCTCCCCACAACCGCCGGCTTACTCACCCCCTCCCTCGACGGCCAGGCTCGCCCGTCGCTTCACCTCGCGGTGGCACGTTTGCTCAACGCGGTcagtcgccggcgtcgcaaACCCGAACGTTTGTGTCCGACCAGCCACCGCGCGCAGCAAGCCGCCCGCTAGCGAGCCATGGTCGGTCGGCTGGCGCCGACTAGCCGGCTCGTGGGCTATTACTGGCACGGGGACCGGCTTGGCTCCACCAAACAGCCCAGCGCACCCAGCACCcagctggccgccggcgcctgcAGGCCGCACGAGGCATCGATCGTGGCCGTGGTCACGAGTGGCACGTTCGCCTGctgcgcagcgccgacagtGGCGATggggccgccgtcgtcgtcgcctggaTGAAACGTGTCTGTCTGAGCGCCGTGGGGGTATATAAGCCGTGCTGAACAGCGGGCTGTCAGAGCACCAACTGATCTGATCTCGCCTGACATGAAGCTCGTTGCTACCGGCactgccttcctcgcctcgctctcgctcgccctcgcggccccGGCACCCgtggagctcgccgagcgcagctcggtcggcgtcagccccgccgtcgtcaacacCTGGGCCCCGCTGGCTCAGTACGCAACGTAAGCCGGCGGTCGGTCCGTGCGTGGCTGACACCAGCGCGGCGTACTGTGGCGGCGATGTCTGGTCGTGGACTTGTGGCGGTCCCTGCAACTCGGTCGCCCGTCCCACTGTCCTCGCGCAGGGAGGAGATGCCAAGGCCACCCCGTACTGTGGGTAGCCTGCGCGAGAGCATGCGCTCACACCCAGTCTACGTCGCCAACAACGGCTCGCACATCATCGTGTCCATCTCGGGCACCAACACGCGCTCGATCctgtcgctcgccgacgacctcgagttCACCTTCaccaccccgtcgtcgagctaCTTCCCCAACGCTGCCGGCGTCTCGGTCCACCACGGCTTCTACAACACGTTcacccgcgtcgccggcaccgtcggcCCTGTCGTTCAGAACGCCGTCAACAACGGCGCCACCCAGGTCATTGTCACCGGTCactcgctcggctcggcggtcggCCACCTCACGGCGACCTACCTCCAGCGCCTCctgggcagcagcgccacGGTCTACGCCAGGCTCTTCGCATCGCCCAGGGTCGGCAACCAGGCGTGGGCCGACTATGTCGACGCGACGGTAAGtgctgctggggcggcggggaccGGCCGCTGACCTCGCTCCAGCTCGGTAGCCGCGCTCAGCACATGATCAACTACAACGACCTGATCCCGACCctcccgccgcgctcgttTGGCTTCCGCCAGTCGAGCAACGAGGTCTGGATCTCAaacgccgccggcacctcGTATGTCGCTTGCCCTGGCCAGGAGAACACGGTGAGCAGGGGTTACAGGAGTGTCTGTAGATGCGTAGCTGACTCTTGCAGTCTTGCCAGGACAGCATGGGCCTCACTGCCGACATTGCCAAGTTTATCGAGTACCTCGACTTTGGCGCCCACTCGGGCCCATACGCTGGTGTCAAGTGAGTGCAGCGTGTTCAGTGAGAGTAGCGTAGCTGACGCCTTGTAGGGTGACGAGTGCTGCTTGCGCCTAGGTGGCTCTGGTTAGAAAAGAacaagggcgagggctgATCCTCGAGTAATTAATTATAGGCTAGCAGGTATAGCAGATGACACACTCCGTGATCGCGGAGGTCGGGAAAGACGGCGATCAAGCCAGTCTTAGATTGCGCTAATCAAGGCAATGTGTGGTAAAGTGCGGCGACGATGCTCTTTTTTGCAGCTGGAGGTCCGCCGCGTCTCTGTCCGAGCCAGCTCGAGCCTCTGTCTGTGCATTCGTCGAGCGAGGTCATGATGTCTGGAAGGTAGGGTCAAGGATTCGTTGTCGGCTCTGGCCGAAGAACGCCTTGTGGGCGCCCTACATTCGGTATCATGCAAACACGCGGTCCACGCGACGGGGAGAGCCGAGGATCCGAGGAAGGGAgcagtgcagcagcagcatgacGCATGACTTTGACTCTGGCTGGGTTGCGCCGTGCCTAATAGCCAGCTAGCCAGCCAACCCCCACCGTCTCGAATTGCATCCACCGCCTAACACCACTCCATCTCCAACAAACCCCCATCTCGTCGTCTAACCGACCCCCTTCTTGGCCACTCGTACTCCTCCTTCTTGTGTCTAGACTCTCACCtacacgcacgcacgcagcacaACTCGTGCAACACACCCTAGACGCCGTTAGATCAGCACATCGTCCCTTGCACTCAACACAGACCTACGCCCCCATCGCATCCCATCACACACCCGCACAATGACCACACCCCCCAAGGGCCCaggtggcctcggcgccccgCCAGGTGCCCCCTCGCAGCCTCGCAACGTATCGACTGCGACCGTCCGCCCCGGCGTGCAGCagacgggctcgtcgtcgtcggccgctgCGGCCCCGGCGCCCAGCTCGTTTGTCAACACGCCACCGGTGCCGCAGATCCCCATCAGACCACCACGTGCCTCGTTCTCTTCCACGTCGAGACGCccctcgatggcggcgggAGCAGCCGCCGAGGGAGGTGATAGCAACGGCCTCGGAACACGCACCGCCGTCTCCGCCCGTAGCACCTCAAGCGCACTTACTGCCTCCCGCGGCCCGACCCCCAACCCTGCCACCAcgggtgacgacgacaatccgttcgacgagagcgaggccggcgcctcgACACCCGCTGCTGGCGAGTCTGCATTCTCCAACATCAACGAGGtgcccgacgaggagaaggcgcgCGTCCTCCGTCGTCACCTCAtgacggccgacgagcgtggATCCAAGTCGAGtacccccgcccgccgcgttAGCCCCGCG encodes the following:
- the LIP_2 gene encoding uncharacterized protein, whose amino-acid sequence is MTYSTRSTLVFAAGGQAITGFLPSARRRLSSSTNVTTSTVFSTFPRSSQQRAPRSSEPATPRRIFVGRGLAPTAARSRISPRNAETHLLTAPIPMLALILPTTAGLLTPSLDGQARPSLHLAVARLLNAQAAR
- the LIP_2 gene encoding uncharacterized protein, coding for MTWEPIVGQRLPGSHDVGAERPGAAALLDGSGGSTLDRCSGRKASSSSEGEEGGAEHVALGEPPAVVVPGDPESTGHIHHQQHSASSSLGEARRGEGRATTRARAPARRARTVVAWSRERVPDDVLYALYACLRRGRPSHHWLPSFCEEKTVLVNQRDYIHSLLHIPPIEPTTRSEIFGASDAATYFRRQGLGTHRCYGLPRPLHVVHHRISPAAA
- the LIP_2 gene encoding Lipase, which encodes MKLVATGTAFLASLSLALAAPAPVELAERSSVGVSPAVVNTWAPLAQYATAAYCGGDVWSWTCGGPCNSVARPTVLAQGGDAKATPYFYVANNGSHIIVSISGTNTRSILSLADDLEFTFTTPSSSYFPNAAGVSVHHGFYNTFTRVAGTVGPVVQNAVNNGATQVIVTGHSLGSAVGHLTATYLQRLLGSSATVYARLFASPRVGNQAWADYVDATLGSRAQHMINYNDLIPTLPPRSFGFRQSSNEVWISNAAGTSYVACPGQENTSCQDSMGLTADIAKFIEYLDFGAHSGPYAGVKWLWLEKNKGEG